The Winslowiella toletana region CTGCAACTGCTGCAAAAACTGTTCATCGCTCCAGCTATCCACCTGCGCCTGCTTCGCCAGAGGATGACACCAGACTAATGAGCAGCGCCCCTGCGACATCGGTAGCAGCGCCAGTGGCCCGTGTTGGGTAAAGCGCTCGAAGGCACGACCATCATGCGCCAGCTGGGTAGAGACATTAGCAATCACCGCGACCTGCTGATAATCCTCAGTTTGCCACTGAATGCCACAGGAAGCCGCCAGCTTCGAACGCGCGCCGTCGGCGGCGACCAGCAGCTGGCCGTCCAGCTGTTCGCCACTGTCCAGCGTTACCGTGACCTGCTGCTGACTGCGGGTCACCGTAGTGACTGCGGCCGGACAGCGTAGCGTCACGCCTGGCGCCTGTTTCAGCATGGCAAACAGCCGCTGGCCAACATCATGCAGCTCGACCACCTGGCCGAGCGCCGAAACCTGATAGTCCTGCGCATCCAGCGAGACAAAACCGGCATGACCACGGTCGCTGACGTGCACATGGGTAATCGGCGTAGCGCAATCCTGCAATGATGGCCAGATATTGATTGCCGCCAGTTGCTGACAGGTGCCAGCCGCCAGCGCAATCGCCCGTCCATCAAAGCCCGGATGATCGCGTTCTCCCGGGGCGCTGGCTTCAACCAACGTCACCGGTAAACTGCCTTGAGAAAGATGTGAAATCGCCAGTGCCAGAGTGGCACCGGTCATTCCACCGCCTGCGATGATAATGCTCATAACGCTTTTGCTGCCGCCATTAACGCTTCAATTTCATCGGCATCTTTCACCACGCTGTCAGTAAGATTTTCATTACCGTCAGCGGTGATTACAATGTCATCTTCGATACGAATGCCGATACCGCGATACTCTGCCGGTACATCGGCATCCGGTGCAATGTACAATCCGGGTTCGACAGTCAGTACCATGCCCGGCTCCAGCGTGCGGCCACGGTCGACCGTGCCGTAATGGCCTACATCATGGACATCCAGCCCCAGCCAGTGACTCAGGCCGTGCATGAAGAACTGACGGTGCGCCATATCAGCAATCAGCTGATCGACATCACCCTGCATCACGCCCAGCTTAACCAACCCGCTGACCATAATGCGCACCACTTCGTTATTGACCTCACGAATGCTGATGCCGGGACCAAACAGTTCCAGTGAACGGTTAAGTGACGCCAGAACGATATCGTAAATTGCACGCTGCGGTGCGCTGAACTTGCCGTTAACCGGGAAAGTCCGGGTGATATCACCGGCATAACCGTGGAATTCACAACCGGCGTCAATCAGCACCAGCTCGCCATCGCGCAGCGGTGATTCATTTTCGGTATAGTGCAGAATACAGCCGTTTTCACCCCCGCCCACAATGGTGT contains the following coding sequences:
- the pepP gene encoding Xaa-Pro aminopeptidase produces the protein MAPASAAVIFAAPEATRSADSEYPYRQNSDFWYFTGFNEPEAVLILIKSDESHNHSVLFNRVRDKNAEIWFGRRLGQEAAPEKLGVDRALPYDDVGEQLHLLLNGLDVVYHAQGEYAQADTILFGALEKLRRGFRQNLQAPGTLVDWRPWVHEMRLFKAPEELEILRQAGKISALAHTRAMEKCRPGMYEYQLEGEIHHEFSRHGARFPAYNTIVGGGENGCILHYTENESPLRDGELVLIDAGCEFHGYAGDITRTFPVNGKFSAPQRAIYDIVLASLNRSLELFGPGISIREVNNEVVRIMVSGLVKLGVMQGDVDQLIADMAHRQFFMHGLSHWLGLDVHDVGHYGTVDRGRTLEPGMVLTVEPGLYIAPDADVPAEYRGIGIRIEDDIVITADGNENLTDSVVKDADEIEALMAAAKAL
- the ubiH gene encoding 2-octaprenyl-6-methoxyphenyl hydroxylase; amino-acid sequence: MSIIIAGGGMTGATLALAISHLSQGSLPVTLVEASAPGERDHPGFDGRAIALAAGTCQQLAAINIWPSLQDCATPITHVHVSDRGHAGFVSLDAQDYQVSALGQVVELHDVGQRLFAMLKQAPGVTLRCPAAVTTVTRSQQQVTVTLDSGEQLDGQLLVAADGARSKLAASCGIQWQTEDYQQVAVIANVSTQLAHDGRAFERFTQHGPLALLPMSQGRCSLVWCHPLAKQAQVDSWSDEQFLQQLQQAFGWRLGKFTHVGQRLSYPLALQIASQVSSHRLAVVGNAAQTLHPIAGQGFNLGLRDVMSLAETLAGAHRQQQDPGSFAVLQHYQQRRQPDRQATVGITDGLVRLFANRFSPLVVGRNLGLMAMDNLPLMRNMLAERTLGWVKR